In Flavobacterium endoglycinae, one DNA window encodes the following:
- a CDS encoding fibronectin type III domain-containing protein: MKQVNFSHSGGFPLEQETLERLQTAYRSELYEAIKAHFSIELDKNYIITHATAGTKGWVIINRDENNLQLPGILYPIAEGLNTGYLKTTRIGTNLVYGTGVSQTAYFDYEAKYISSSDYSNRPTNSQNNDALTVNYYNLQSFRTIKDIKSIESNIDLINQSYLPLNGSKAMQGDLNLGIYQLSKLDTKENNTANVRSAEFKLGSANKRGLRHSGDYLGRALVDNSTSSETNLSLNYNADWDNTYIGGKVYLNNLNTTTSNGTLLVLDNQNQINKNNTLINSLINRITDLENRPASTVPIGMIALWGKPAPFPEGWEEYIPLRGRMPVGLDTGDSSFSTLNAVGGAKNKKLTIDELPKVSPVNGTILKKGGAWGSDKGLTIGDYANGDYAPGELIKPFGGDQEFSLMNPYRIVHFIEYTGNPTDTTPPTSPNNLTVSNIGTTSLTLNWTAATDNVGVTNYLVYKDNSNIPLIELGKDILTYYVTGLASNTTYSFQVKAKDARGNLSTPATKNATTNASPANPTVPTLQHAYYGGENMILQWPNYIDEGPITYELYRSINGGGSMLLKTSTDTFYYDNLSNGVTYSYQIRINSNGYISPYSNTVTVTGTSS, from the coding sequence ATGAAACAAGTAAATTTTAGTCATTCAGGAGGTTTCCCTCTCGAACAGGAAACTTTAGAAAGGCTTCAAACCGCTTACAGATCTGAATTGTACGAAGCCATAAAAGCTCATTTCAGTATTGAACTAGATAAAAATTATATTATAACTCATGCCACAGCTGGAACAAAAGGATGGGTAATTATTAATAGAGATGAAAATAATTTACAGCTTCCAGGAATTTTATATCCAATTGCCGAAGGTTTAAATACAGGCTATTTAAAAACCACTAGAATAGGAACCAATTTAGTATATGGAACAGGTGTATCTCAAACTGCTTATTTTGATTATGAAGCGAAATACATAAGCTCATCTGATTATTCAAATCGCCCAACCAATTCTCAAAATAATGATGCTTTAACGGTTAACTATTACAACTTACAAAGCTTTAGAACTATAAAAGATATTAAATCTATTGAATCCAATATAGATTTAATCAATCAGTCTTATCTTCCATTAAATGGATCAAAAGCTATGCAAGGAGATTTGAATTTGGGAATTTATCAGTTATCTAAATTAGACACAAAAGAGAATAATACTGCTAATGTGCGATCTGCTGAATTCAAATTAGGATCTGCAAATAAAAGAGGATTACGTCATTCTGGTGATTACCTTGGAAGAGCTTTAGTTGACAACAGTACTTCTTCAGAAACAAATCTTAGCCTAAATTACAATGCCGATTGGGACAATACTTACATTGGAGGTAAAGTATATTTAAATAATTTAAATACAACTACTTCTAATGGTACTCTGCTAGTTTTAGACAATCAAAATCAGATTAATAAAAACAATACCTTAATCAATTCATTAATTAATCGTATTACCGATTTAGAAAACAGACCCGCCTCAACGGTTCCTATTGGAATGATTGCTCTTTGGGGTAAACCAGCACCATTTCCTGAAGGCTGGGAAGAATATATCCCATTAAGAGGAAGGATGCCTGTAGGTTTAGATACAGGTGATTCTTCATTTTCAACACTTAATGCTGTTGGAGGAGCCAAAAACAAGAAATTAACAATCGATGAGCTTCCAAAAGTAAGCCCCGTAAACGGAACCATATTAAAAAAAGGAGGAGCTTGGGGAAGTGACAAAGGATTAACTATAGGAGATTATGCTAACGGAGATTATGCTCCAGGAGAATTAATAAAACCTTTTGGCGGTGATCAAGAATTTAGTTTAATGAACCCCTACAGAATTGTTCATTTTATAGAGTATACAGGAAATCCAACCGACACAACACCGCCTACAAGCCCAAATAATTTAACTGTTTCAAACATTGGCACAACTTCGTTAACTTTAAATTGGACAGCAGCAACTGATAATGTTGGTGTTACTAATTATCTAGTTTATAAAGACAATAGTAATATTCCCTTAATTGAATTGGGAAAAGATATTCTAACGTATTATGTTACTGGCTTAGCAAGTAATACAACTTATAGCTTCCAAGTAAAAGCAAAAGATGCTAGAGGAAATCTATCTACTCCCGCAACAAAAAATGCGACCACAAATGCATCTCCTGCCAATCCAACGGTGCCAACATTACAACATGCTTATTATGGGGGAGAAAACATGATACTCCAATGGCCAAATTATATTGACGAAGGTCCAATAACTTACGAATTATATCGTAGTATAAATGGTGGAGGCTCTATGCTTCTAAAAACATCAACGGATACTTTTTACTATGATAATTTATCAAATGGGGTAACATATTCATACCAAATAAGAATTAATTCAAATGGATATATATCTCCATATAGTAATACTGTCACAGTAACAGGTACATCTTCATAA